A segment of the Streptomyces pactum genome:
GGAGGCGCAGGTCAACCAGGCCACCGACCGCATCGCGGGCCGCCGTACGACGCTCGTGGTGGCGCACCGGCTGACCACGGCCGCCCGCGCGGACCGCGTCGTCGTCATGGACGGCGGCCGGGTCGCCGAGGACGGCACGCACGACGAACTGCTGGCGCTCGACGGACGGTACGCGCGACTGTGGCGGACCTTCGTCGGGGCGGCCGAACCGGAGGAGCCGGTCGGCGTCCTGCGGTGACCTCGCGCAACCATTCGACACGTGCCGCGCGTCCGTACACCCGTACGTCGGCGGCGTCGTACGCCGGTGGCGCCGCACGACGCGGGCGGAGGGGGATCGCGGTGGGCAAGGGTGGGGCCGGAACACGCCGGCGGCTGGCGCTCGGCACGGCCGTGCTGACCGCGGCCGGGCTGCTCGCCGTAGCGGTGCCACAGGACGCGGAGGCCGCCGCGGCGTGCCCGGGCCGCAAGGTCCGCACACTGCCGTTCTCCACCGGGTCCGTCCTCGTCTACAAGCGCGGCGGCTACCTGTGCGCCGTCACCGTCCCCAAGAGGCCCGGCACCAAGCGGCAGATGTCCGTCAGCGTGCGGGCGCGCGGCGGCCTGCCGGTCGTGGACTCGGGGCGGTACGCCTACCGGGCCGGCCCGGTGACCGTGCACGCCGGCAAGCGCTGCGTGTGGGTGCGGGGCAAGGTGTCCCGGGGTTCGGTCAGCTCCGGCTGGATCCTCTGCTGAACCGGCGACCCCGGCAGCCAATCTCCGATCTCCCCTGGTGCACGGGTGACTTGCTCCGATAGCTTCCGGCGCACATCTGTTTCACAGGGAGGGTGCATGCGCAAGGCGCTCAGATGGCTGCTGGCGCTCGTGGTGCTCATAGGCACCGTCAGCACGGCGGGCGCGGCCACCGCCGCCGAGCCGAAGGCCGTCGACATCAAGGACCGGCTGCTGTCCATACCGGGCATGAGCCTGATCGAGGAGAAGCCGTACACCGGTTACCGCTTCTTCGTCCTCAACTACACCCAGCCGGTCGACCACCGGCGCCCGTCCAAGGGCACGTTCCAGCAGCGGATCACCGTGCTGCACAAGGACGTGGACCGCCCGACGGTCTTCTACACCGGCGGGTACAGCGTCTCCACCAACCCCAGCCGCCGCGAGCCGACCCAGATCGTGGACGGCAACCAGATCTCCATGGAGTACCGCTACTTCACCCCGTCCCGGCCCGAGCCGGCCGACTGGTCCAAGCTGGACATCTGGCAGGCGGCCAGCGACCAGCACCGCATCTTCGAGGCGCTCGAGCCGGTCTACTCCGAGAACTGGATCTCCACCGGCGGCTCCAAGGGCGGCATGACCGCCACCTACTACGAGCGCTTCTACCCGCGCGACATGGACGGCGTCGTCGCCTACGTCGCCCCCAACGACGTGGTGAACCGCGAGGACAGGGCCTACGACCGCTTCTTCGCCCGCGTCGGCACCGAGGAGTGCCGCGACCGGCTGAACGGCGTGCAGCGCGAAGCGCTGGTGCGCCGGGCGCCGCTCAAGGAGAAGTACGAGGCGTACGCGGCCGAGAACGGCTACACCTTCGACACCATCGGCAGCCTGGACCGCGCGTACGAGGCCGTCGTGCTCGACTACGTCTGGGGCTTTTGGCAGTACAGCACCCTGAAGGACTGCGCCGACATCCCGGCCGACGCGAAGAACGCCACGGACGACGAGATCTGGAACTCCGTCGACACGATCTCCGGCTTCTCCTTCTACACGGACCAGGGCCTCGCCCCGTACACGCCGTACTACTACCAGGCGGGCACGCAGTTGGGCGCGCCGACGATCCACTTCCCGCACATCGAGAAGAAGTACATCCGCTACGGCTACCAGCCGCCGCGCAACTTCGTGCCCAGGTCGA
Coding sequences within it:
- a CDS encoding S28 family serine protease; translation: MRKALRWLLALVVLIGTVSTAGAATAAEPKAVDIKDRLLSIPGMSLIEEKPYTGYRFFVLNYTQPVDHRRPSKGTFQQRITVLHKDVDRPTVFYTGGYSVSTNPSRREPTQIVDGNQISMEYRYFTPSRPEPADWSKLDIWQAASDQHRIFEALEPVYSENWISTGGSKGGMTATYYERFYPRDMDGVVAYVAPNDVVNREDRAYDRFFARVGTEECRDRLNGVQREALVRRAPLKEKYEAYAAENGYTFDTIGSLDRAYEAVVLDYVWGFWQYSTLKDCADIPADAKNATDDEIWNSVDTISGFSFYTDQGLAPYTPYYYQAGTQLGAPTIHFPHIEKKYIRYGYQPPRNFVPRSIPMRFEPWVMRDVDRWVRHNADQMLFVYGENDPWGAEPFRLGHGARDSYVLTAPGMNHGANVAGLVPEEKALATARILDWAGVAPAEVRENPSAAEPLATFDARLDKRDVQREPALRP